The Corynebacterium glaucum genome includes a region encoding these proteins:
- the yidD gene encoding membrane protein insertion efficiency factor YidD: MVNYNFLGDEIPEARGPLAKAVVGLVRGYQKYLSPLKMSGSCRFMPVCSAYALEAVSRHGALKGGAMAGARLCKCGPWHPGGFDPVPGSVKRVEE, encoded by the coding sequence ATTGTGAATTACAACTTCCTCGGCGACGAAATCCCGGAAGCCCGCGGGCCGTTGGCAAAAGCCGTGGTGGGGCTGGTGCGTGGTTACCAAAAATACCTCTCACCCCTTAAGATGAGTGGAAGTTGCCGCTTCATGCCTGTATGCAGCGCGTATGCGCTCGAGGCTGTCTCGCGGCACGGCGCGCTGAAAGGTGGCGCGATGGCCGGGGCGCGCCTGTGCAAATGCGGGCCGTGGCACCCGGGCGGGTTCGACCCGGTGCCGGGAAGCGTGAAAAGAGTTGAGGA
- the rnpA gene encoding ribonuclease P protein component, with protein sequence MLPRPHKLASSEDFRQVMKRGVRAGSSTLVVHLYSRDDLVIQGGPRFGLIVSKQVGNAVTRHAVSRKVRETVRGGVDKLERNHDVVVRALPGAATATSAELERDYAKALSKALRKL encoded by the coding sequence GTGCTACCCCGCCCGCACAAACTCGCTTCATCCGAGGACTTCCGTCAGGTGATGAAGCGGGGTGTGCGAGCGGGGTCTTCGACGTTAGTAGTCCATCTCTACTCACGCGATGACCTGGTAATTCAGGGCGGGCCCAGGTTCGGGCTCATCGTGTCCAAGCAGGTAGGCAACGCCGTGACCAGGCACGCGGTTTCGCGGAAGGTTCGAGAAACGGTTCGAGGGGGCGTCGATAAGCTGGAGCGAAATCATGATGTTGTGGTGCGAGCCCTGCCCGGAGCTGCCACCGCAACCTCCGCTGAGCTTGAGCGCGACTACGCCAAGGCCCTGAGCAAGGCCCTTCGGAAGCTGTGA